The following proteins are co-located in the Mus pahari chromosome 14, PAHARI_EIJ_v1.1, whole genome shotgun sequence genome:
- the Krt10 gene encoding keratin, type I cytoskeletal 10 — translation MSVRYSSSSKQFSSTRSGGGGGGGGGSSVRVSSTKGSLGGGYSSGGFSGGSFSRGSSGGGCFGGSSGGYGGFGGGSFGGGYGGGSFGGGCGGGSFGGGSFGGGGSFGGGSFGGGSFGGGSYGGGFGGGGFGGDGGSLLSGNEKVTMQNLNDRLASYMDKVRALEESNYELEGKIKEWYEKHGNSSQREPRDYSKYYKTIEDLKGQILTLTTDNANVLLQIDNARLAADDFRLKYENEVALRQSVEADINGLRRVLDELTLSKSDLEMQIESLTEELAYLKKNHEEEMRDLQNVSTGDVNVEMNAAPGVDLTQLLNNMRNQYEQLAEKNRKDAEDWFNQKSKELTTEIDSNIEQMSSHKNEITELRRTVQGLEIELQSQLALKQSLEASLAETEGRYCVQLSQIQSQISALEEQLQQIRAETECQNAEYQQLLDIKTRLENEIQTYRSLLEGEGSGGGGGRGGGSHGGSYGGGSSGGGSYGGSSGGGGGSYGGGSSGGGSHGGSSGGGYGGGSSSGGGGGHGGSSGGGYGGGSSSGGQSGSGGFKSSGSGGGDQSSKGPRSAETSWDTNKTRVIRTIIEEVTPEGRVLSSVIESETEKHFY, via the exons ATGTCTGTTCGATACAGCTCCAGCAGCAAGCAGTTCTCTTCCACCcgcagtggaggaggaggaggaggtggcggTGGATCATCCGTCAGAGTTTCCAGCACCAAGGGCTCTCTTGGTGGAGGGTATAGCTCAGGGGGCTTCAGCGGTGGCTCTTTTAGccgtgggagctctgggggaggctGCTTTGGGGGCTCATCAGGTGGTTATGGAGGCTTTGGAGGAGGCAGCTTTGGGGGTGGATATGGAGGAGGCAGCTTTGGGGGAGGCTGTGGAGGAGGCAGCTTTGGGGGTGGCAGCTTCGGTGGAGGTGGCAGCTTCGGTGGAGGCAGCTTTGGTGGAGGCAGCTTTGGTGGCGGTAGCTATGGAGGAGgctttggtggtggtggattCGGAGGAGATGGTGGCAGCCTTCTCTCTGGAAATGAGAAGGTGACCATGCAGAACCTGAACGACCGCCTGGCCTCCTACATGGACAAAGTCCGGGCTCTGGAAGAGTCAAACTACGAGCTGGAGGGTAAAATCAAGGAGTGGTACGAGAAGCATGGTAACTCAAGCCAGCGAGAGCCCCGGGACTACAGCAAATACTACAAAACCATCGAGGACCTCAAGGGGCAG ATCCTCACCCTGACAACTGACAACGCCAACGTCCTCCTGCAGATTGACAATGCCCGCCTGGCAGCTGATGACTTCAGGCTGAA ATACGAGAATGAGGTGGCCCTGCGCCAGAGCGTAGAGGCCGACATCAATGGCCTGCGTAGGGTGCTGGATGAGCTGACCCTTAGCAAGTCTGACCTGGAGATGCAGATCGAAAGTCTGACTGAAGAGCTGGCTTACCTAAAGAAGAACCACGAAGAG GAAATGAGAGACCTTCAAAATGTGTCCACTGGTGATGTGAATGTGGAAATGAACGCTGCCCCAGGGGTTGACCTGACTCAGCTGCTGAACAACATGAGAAACCAATACGAACAACTTGCAGAAAAGAATCGCAAGGACGCAGAAGACTGGTTCAATCAGAAG AGCAAGGAACTCACCACAGAAATCGACAGCAACATTGAACAAATGTCTAGCCATAAGAATGAGATCACCGAATTGAGACGTACCGTTCAGGGTCTGGAGATTGAACTACAGTCCCAGCTGGCCCTG AAACAATCGCTGGAAGCCTCCTTGGCCGAAACAGAAGGTCGCTACTGCGTGCAGCTCTCCCAGATTCAAAGCCAGATCTCCGCCCTGGAGGAACAGCTCCAACAGATTCGGGCTGAGACCGAGTGCCAGAACGCCGAGTACCAACAGCTCCTAGACATCAAGACCCGACTGGAGAACGAGATCCAGACCTACCGCAGCCTGctagaaggagagggaag cggcggcggcggcggacgCGGCGGCGGCAGCCACGGCGGTAGCTACGGCGGCGGAAGCTCCGGTGGCGGCAGCTACGGCGGAAGttccggcggcggcggcggcagctaCGGCGGCGGAAGCTCCGGCGGCGGTAGCCACGGAGGCAGTTCCGGTGGCGGCTACGGCGGCGGAAGTtccagcggtggtggtggtggtcacgGCGGCAGTTCCGGCGGCGGCTACGGCGGCGGAAGTTCCAGCGGAGGCCAGAGCGGAAGCGGAGGGTTCAAGTCTTCCGGATCCGGTGGCGGCGACCAATCATCTAAAGGCCCAAGGTCAGCAGAAACTAGCTGGG ATACTAACAAAACCAGAGTGATCAGGACGATTATTGAGGAGGTGACACCTGAGGGTAGAGTCCTTTCGTCTGTGATCGAATCAGAAACCGAGAAACACTTCTATTAA